In one Deltaproteobacteria bacterium genomic region, the following are encoded:
- a CDS encoding Zn-dependent alcohol dehydrogenase: protein MKTKAAVTRDWGEPMTIEELELEDPKAGEVLVKVAHTGFCHSDLSAWKGIYGLDVLPLVLGHETAGVVQAVGEGVTNLKPGDHVVSCWQAPCGTCENCVSGNTHICDNLLPSLGSGKLPSDGTARFRTKDGEVVNHALYVSGFSEYIVSPAVASVKVPDELPMDQACLLGCAVGTGWGAVHRSAGVQAGESVAVWGMGGIGLNIIQGARLAGADPIIAVDLEGSKEEIARKMGATHFINSSEQDPVPIIREELTGGLGVHWVFEAIGDPGAYLQSFFVLKNGGKMMAVGIPSCEDMVMLPFYAIPFQGNQIIGVLYGNLRHQIDIPRLANMVLKGQINLKDMITKHLSLDQVNDVINAMENREIVGRWVFDF, encoded by the coding sequence ATGAAAACGAAAGCCGCTGTAACGAGAGATTGGGGAGAGCCCATGACCATCGAAGAACTGGAACTTGAAGATCCCAAAGCCGGAGAAGTGCTGGTCAAAGTCGCCCACACCGGGTTTTGTCATTCCGATTTGAGCGCCTGGAAGGGCATTTACGGCCTGGACGTGCTGCCGCTGGTGCTGGGGCATGAAACCGCCGGGGTCGTTCAGGCGGTGGGCGAAGGCGTGACGAATTTAAAACCCGGCGACCACGTTGTTTCCTGCTGGCAGGCACCCTGTGGCACGTGCGAGAACTGCGTCAGCGGTAATACGCATATTTGCGATAACCTATTACCGAGCCTGGGAAGCGGCAAACTGCCGTCGGACGGCACTGCCAGATTTCGTACCAAGGATGGCGAAGTGGTCAACCACGCCCTGTACGTGTCCGGCTTCTCGGAGTACATCGTTTCACCGGCCGTCGCCTCCGTAAAGGTACCCGATGAACTGCCCATGGACCAGGCCTGTCTGCTGGGCTGCGCCGTGGGAACAGGCTGGGGGGCGGTGCACCGCTCAGCCGGCGTCCAGGCCGGTGAATCCGTTGCCGTGTGGGGCATGGGGGGAATCGGCTTGAATATAATTCAGGGAGCCCGGCTGGCCGGCGCCGATCCCATCATCGCCGTGGACTTGGAAGGCTCCAAAGAGGAGATTGCCAGGAAAATGGGGGCCACCCACTTCATCAACAGCAGCGAACAGGACCCGGTGCCCATCATCCGCGAAGAACTGACCGGCGGTCTAGGAGTTCATTGGGTTTTCGAGGCCATCGGCGATCCGGGCGCCTATCTGCAGTCATTTTTCGTCTTGAAAAACGGTGGTAAAATGATGGCGGTCGGCATCCCTTCCTGCGAAGATATGGTGATGCTCCCATTTTATGCCATTCCCTTCCAGGGAAACCAAATCATAGGGGTTTTGTACGGAAATCTGCGGCACCAGATTGACATTCCGCGCTTGGCCAATATGGTTTTAAAAGGTCAAATCAACCTCAAAGACATGATTACCAAACATCTGAGCCTGGACCAGGTAAACGACGTCATCAATGCCATGGAAAACCGCGAGATTGTCGGACGCTGGGTCTTTGATTTTTAA
- a CDS encoding aldehyde ferredoxin oxidoreductase family protein — MFGFMGKLLRVDLTAGTLSEENLPEDVARKYLGGAGIATRYLYDEVPKGADPLGPENKLIFFTGPLTGTTSPSSSRYSVVTKSPLTGIWGQSNSGGSFGPALKRSGFDGIIFEGTSPRPVYLKIADGQPELCDAAHLWGKMVPETEDSLKEDLGKGFTVACIGPAGENLVKFASIMNNKHRAAGRCGVGAVMGAKKVKAVAVSGKALSELANKEAFKETAKKQFELINESLLKIGFETFGTAMVADMVNVKGGYPTRNWQQGEFEGIEHVNAQAIAEKVLTSRVNCFACPIACGRGSEIQEGPYKGHKGEGPEYETSNTLGAQCDVADINTITMANYLCNEYGLDTISAGSTIAFAMECFEKGFLTTADTGGLEINFGDGELVVKLVEMIAKREGIGDLLAEGSRLVAQKVGQGSERFAMNVKGLELPAYDPRAAKIVGLSYVTANRGGDHVSATVIAPTFIDSPILLVEDSHIQDLFQVVPEEAKIVMDMENGCTVFDCLGGCKFFGLLLYAQDYVDLIANATGWDFTEDDFRKGGERVYNLVRAFCVREGIDREKDALPARLMEDPLPGGSAEGMVLEKADLERLKDAYYGYRGWDLATGKPTPEKLAELGLDDLKTDLWG, encoded by the coding sequence ATGTTTGGATTTATGGGAAAGTTGCTACGGGTTGACCTGACCGCGGGAACCCTCTCCGAGGAAAATCTTCCCGAGGACGTGGCCCGCAAGTATCTTGGCGGCGCAGGTATTGCCACGCGCTACCTGTATGACGAGGTTCCCAAAGGGGCGGATCCTCTAGGCCCGGAAAACAAGCTCATCTTTTTCACCGGACCACTCACCGGGACCACCTCCCCCAGTTCCAGCCGCTATTCCGTGGTTACCAAGTCACCGCTTACCGGCATCTGGGGACAGTCCAACTCGGGGGGCAGCTTCGGGCCGGCGCTCAAGCGCAGCGGTTTCGACGGCATCATCTTCGAGGGAACATCCCCCCGGCCAGTCTATCTGAAGATCGCCGACGGCCAGCCTGAACTGTGCGATGCAGCGCATTTGTGGGGAAAGATGGTACCGGAAACGGAGGACAGCCTGAAAGAAGATCTGGGCAAGGGTTTCACGGTGGCCTGCATCGGCCCCGCCGGGGAAAACCTGGTCAAGTTCGCTTCCATCATGAACAACAAGCACCGTGCCGCCGGTCGCTGCGGCGTCGGGGCTGTCATGGGCGCAAAAAAGGTGAAGGCCGTTGCGGTTTCCGGCAAGGCTTTGTCTGAGCTGGCCAACAAGGAGGCTTTCAAGGAAACGGCTAAAAAGCAGTTCGAACTAATCAACGAGTCTTTGTTGAAGATCGGCTTCGAGACCTTCGGCACGGCCATGGTGGCCGACATGGTCAACGTCAAGGGCGGTTACCCCACGCGCAACTGGCAGCAGGGGGAATTCGAAGGCATTGAACACGTCAACGCTCAGGCCATTGCCGAAAAAGTCCTGACGTCCCGGGTGAACTGTTTCGCCTGCCCCATTGCCTGCGGCAGGGGCTCCGAAATTCAGGAGGGCCCCTACAAGGGCCACAAGGGGGAGGGACCCGAATACGAGACCTCCAACACCCTGGGGGCCCAGTGCGATGTGGCCGACATCAACACCATCACCATGGCCAACTACCTCTGCAACGAGTACGGCCTGGACACCATCTCTGCCGGATCGACCATTGCGTTTGCTATGGAGTGCTTCGAGAAAGGCTTCCTGACAACGGCGGACACCGGCGGGCTCGAGATCAATTTCGGGGATGGCGAGTTGGTGGTCAAATTGGTAGAGATGATCGCCAAAAGAGAAGGGATCGGGGATCTGTTGGCCGAAGGCAGCCGCCTGGTAGCCCAAAAAGTCGGCCAGGGATCCGAGCGGTTCGCCATGAACGTCAAGGGGCTGGAGCTACCGGCCTACGATCCAAGGGCTGCCAAGATCGTCGGGTTGAGCTATGTCACCGCCAATCGTGGTGGGGACCATGTTTCCGCGACCGTCATCGCACCCACCTTCATTGACAGTCCAATTCTGCTGGTGGAGGACAGCCACATTCAGGACCTGTTCCAGGTGGTTCCTGAGGAAGCCAAGATCGTCATGGACATGGAAAACGGGTGTACGGTTTTCGACTGCCTCGGCGGGTGCAAGTTCTTCGGTCTCCTGCTCTACGCCCAAGACTATGTCGATCTGATCGCCAATGCCACCGGCTGGGATTTCACGGAAGATGATTTCCGCAAAGGCGGGGAGCGGGTCTACAACCTGGTGCGCGCTTTTTGCGTGCGCGAAGGCATCGACCGGGAAAAGGATGCGCTGCCGGCGCGGCTGATGGAAGATCCTCTGCCGGGTGGTTCCGCCGAAGGGATGGTCCTCGAAAAAGCCGATCTGGAAAGGCTGAAGGATGCATACTACGGTTATCGCGGTTGGGATCTCGCCACGGGAAAGCCGACTCCTGAAAAACTGGCAGAACTGGGATTGGACGACCTCAAGACCGACCTCTGGGGATAA
- a CDS encoding AMP-binding protein: MGYADKPWLKSYKLGPYKLKETLAPYPEVPIFKVLDDAAEKYPGKTAVLFEERLLKYRDLKDHADRLATALAGLGIHKGDRVNIFMENCFEYIVSTWGIQKAGGVIVPTSTLRPDDGIVHEAGNSNSKAIICQEKDFERILGLKEACGVENIIVTSDKGYDVGPVAQSLPKGVYEFGKLIEENDPNPPQLDIDPKEDLCELPHTGGSTGLPKAVMITHYGRYCNLMQLMPWMLGPMAPGIVGKASVLIPLALFHAFGHYIHQAAVFWGLRIILLKDPRDTDKLVKTIKEYRPFMIPCVPTQLMRLAQAKIGRLNAMALSGSAPLPDEVRMAVQKEMGNPVGEAYGLTETGPGTHADLSGFGRITGFMAKEKKGIGVPLPDTECKLVSPETGEEVPFGEEGEIVVRGPQTMKGYWPDAGRGLTEDGWLHTGDIGYMDKDGYFFISDRIKDMVNVSGMKVYTTTVDEVLFKHPGVLMAAAFGVPDPKNPGSERVMAVIQLKEEDKGKVTEADIVNFCKENLAPYAVPKYVEFRDELPMTVTEKLFKRQLRDEAIAAFKNK; the protein is encoded by the coding sequence ATGGGTTATGCAGATAAACCGTGGCTGAAAAGCTACAAACTAGGCCCCTACAAGTTGAAGGAGACCCTGGCTCCCTATCCGGAAGTTCCCATTTTCAAGGTGCTGGATGATGCCGCCGAAAAATACCCTGGAAAAACTGCTGTTCTTTTCGAAGAAAGACTGCTGAAATACAGGGACTTGAAAGATCATGCCGACCGTCTGGCAACGGCTTTGGCCGGTCTGGGGATCCACAAGGGAGATCGTGTCAATATTTTCATGGAAAACTGTTTTGAATATATCGTCAGCACCTGGGGTATCCAGAAGGCCGGCGGCGTCATCGTGCCCACCAGCACCCTGCGGCCGGACGACGGCATCGTGCACGAGGCCGGGAATTCGAACAGCAAGGCAATCATCTGCCAGGAAAAGGATTTCGAGCGGATTCTGGGCCTGAAGGAGGCCTGCGGCGTTGAGAACATCATCGTCACTTCCGACAAGGGGTATGATGTGGGACCGGTAGCCCAAAGCCTTCCTAAGGGGGTCTACGAATTCGGCAAGCTCATCGAGGAAAACGACCCCAACCCGCCGCAATTGGACATCGATCCCAAGGAAGATTTGTGCGAACTGCCTCATACCGGCGGGTCCACCGGGTTGCCCAAGGCGGTCATGATTACCCACTACGGCCGCTATTGCAACCTCATGCAGTTGATGCCCTGGATGCTGGGGCCCATGGCGCCGGGTATCGTGGGCAAGGCCTCGGTGCTCATCCCCCTGGCCTTGTTTCATGCTTTCGGGCATTACATCCACCAGGCGGCCGTATTCTGGGGGCTGCGGATTATTTTGCTGAAAGACCCCAGGGATACGGACAAGCTGGTCAAAACGATCAAGGAATACCGGCCCTTTATGATCCCATGTGTTCCCACCCAGCTCATGCGCCTGGCCCAGGCCAAGATCGGACGTTTGAACGCCATGGCCCTGAGCGGATCCGCGCCGCTGCCGGATGAAGTGCGCATGGCCGTGCAAAAGGAGATGGGCAATCCGGTGGGCGAGGCCTACGGGCTGACCGAAACCGGGCCGGGGACCCACGCCGACCTGTCCGGGTTCGGGCGCATCACAGGGTTCATGGCCAAGGAAAAAAAGGGTATCGGCGTGCCGCTTCCGGATACTGAATGCAAACTAGTCAGCCCGGAAACCGGTGAAGAGGTGCCCTTTGGTGAAGAGGGGGAAATCGTGGTGCGCGGTCCGCAGACCATGAAAGGCTACTGGCCCGATGCCGGCAGGGGCCTCACCGAGGACGGGTGGCTGCATACCGGTGATATCGGCTATATGGACAAAGACGGTTACTTTTTCATCAGCGACCGTATCAAGGACATGGTCAACGTGTCCGGCATGAAGGTTTACACTACAACGGTAGACGAGGTCCTCTTCAAACATCCGGGAGTCCTCATGGCAGCCGCTTTCGGTGTACCGGACCCGAAAAACCCGGGCAGCGAGAGGGTTATGGCGGTAATTCAGCTGAAGGAGGAGGATAAGGGCAAAGTCACTGAAGCGGACATCGTCAATTTCTGCAAGGAGAATCTGGCACCCTATGCCGTACCCAAGTACGTGGAATTCAGGGATGAATTGCCGATGACCGTGACCGAAAAACTTTTTAAGCGCCAATTGAGGGATGAGGCCATCGCCGCGTTTAAAAACAAATAA
- a CDS encoding sigma 54-interacting transcriptional regulator, with the protein MISISGYQIEQELFRNARWVYYRATNNDTNEDVIVKSHLSNNPVLKELSQLDHEYNVLKGLKIPGVLQPVDKVEFTSGIALIFEVINAVPLDELLRKERLNVAEALQIALSLVAVIENLHRHNIIHKDIQPENIFIGPDKKEAWVGDCSVCSLLPKEAPNIQSFSSIDGNLAYISPEQTGRMNRPVDYRTDYYALGATLYEMLTGTVPFKLEDPLELVHSHLAKQPLPPNQIDRKIPNVVSEIVLKLLSKNAEERYQSAAGMRLDLENCIRQLNDTGFAERFTLGENDRPEKFQISQKLYGRDSELEILLRCFNGVTQGAFEFLTVAGYAGIGKTSLVRELYKPVTREKGYFITGKFDEFHKNIPYSALVSAFQELIGQILTENDDRLEQWQTRIHDALGDDSRVITEIIPDVEKLIGLQASIKPLGGDETQRRFNRIFLKFINVFCSANHPLVIFLDDLQWIDPASLELIDLMMNSGKLQYLLLIGAYRDNEVTNVHPLMMVLTTYGDKKNVYHNISLSPLQRHSVSEMIADSMKSNPKTIQPLANTVFTKTHGNPFFVNQFLTMLHQKKIIRKHGGGKSWEWDSAKIGSLDITDNVIDLLIYRLRHLPPESQNALCMAACIGFKFDLKTLSLITGGFPHQTNTKLKPAIQQEMIVSTTVDNGSIYLPVYDSQKNTWFRFQHDRIQQAAYSLVNTTEKKSIHLAIGKILLESMPVERIEEEVFDILSHLNFAPENIEKFDERMQLAELNLTAGLKAILTAAFEPAYRYLKMGLDLLPDGAWNDQYDLSLKLHKACIEAARLTGRFAEVEDLFRVVCRKSVAPLDTAGAYRSRIRAFMMQNMLSDAYNTAHEILNTLGEELPGAPSKEEIATVIEETTSLLGERPVEELLVLPRMNNPTKLMAMDIMSEVVSAVFIGVPSLFPHLICKQVRLSYIYGNTAASAFAYAAMGAILCRLFNDIEKGYRFGKLAVSLIRQLDAEEAKAKVLHAISGYINHWKEPIEKTMEMAMDGYRVAMKTGDFEFAGYNAYSFNKHALVSGFSLEKTEKNMTQFSAAIKHYKQETPFRFNAIFHQTALNLMGKSDDPVVLSGAAYDEHNMLSIHEEANDRLAIIYFRFCKLMLCTYFGRFPEGIHHADLLECELDGLPGGPMAYSLFYYFDALVRMALFDNYTEQEQQECLAKIIGNQKKMKLWSKHAPENYAQKYHLVEGELCRIQGLQDRAIYHYDQAISLSQKSAYKNDEALAYELSAKYWVSLGRQQFAKPFIRNAYKCYVRWGALSKTNQLHESFPAYLGDNDVGEYGHPKSSGPSDPFIEDPKTSGLDMATIIKATRAISSELVLDNLLVALMRHCIENAGAENGTLLLMEGGEPKIAVQGDVEGTERLFNPFIALDQGQRISKAIVNYTVRSTKPVVLNNACKRGMFTQDSYITGRKVRSVLCFPILYKAQLTGLLYLENTLLEGVFSADRIEVIKILSSQMSISIENAKYYEDRKNAEEEYRGIFENAVEGIYRTTPEGKFVDVNPAAAKIFGYETPDEIINNVKNIETQIYVNPEDRREFVSLLDKSEFVKDFEAPFYKKDGEIVWVSLNARKIVDEKGHLKFIEGFIKDVTIRKQTTDILIEQDEQLRRENILLRSKIKDRYKFGRLVGKSPLMQVVYELIVKAAATDENVIIYGESGTGKELVAKAIHEMSSRADKPFLTVNCGAIPENLLESEFFGYKKGAFTGAGADKKGYLDTVDKGTLFLDELGEIDPLMQVKLLRVLDGGGFKPVGGMTSLHPDIRIIAATNRNLKEAIREGRMREDFFYRIHVIPIQMPPLRERKEDILLLLEHFLKLKYPDELFPRIPGNVLDAMLAYDWPGNVREFQNTLYRYTTLNQLDFLSSQEREHKPFRTMGVAHEPIVPIVDAQGTLRDAVSAFEKEYILRLLEAHKWQRSRVAEQLGIDRKTLYRKIARYNL; encoded by the coding sequence ATGATATCGATTTCAGGATATCAAATTGAACAGGAGTTATTCAGGAACGCACGTTGGGTCTATTACCGGGCCACAAACAACGACACCAATGAGGATGTCATTGTCAAATCCCATCTGTCGAACAATCCAGTCCTTAAGGAGCTGTCACAACTGGATCATGAGTATAATGTACTAAAGGGATTGAAAATTCCCGGCGTTTTACAACCAGTGGACAAAGTTGAGTTTACCAGCGGCATTGCGCTGATTTTCGAAGTGATCAATGCGGTTCCTCTCGATGAATTATTAAGAAAAGAGCGGTTGAACGTGGCCGAGGCACTTCAAATAGCCTTGTCGCTGGTTGCAGTTATTGAAAATTTGCACCGGCACAACATCATCCACAAGGATATTCAGCCGGAGAACATTTTCATCGGGCCGGATAAAAAGGAGGCTTGGGTCGGAGATTGCAGTGTATGCTCGCTTCTGCCTAAAGAGGCGCCGAATATCCAGAGTTTTAGCTCCATAGATGGGAATCTGGCCTATATTTCACCGGAGCAGACCGGTCGGATGAATCGACCGGTGGATTATCGGACCGATTATTATGCTCTGGGTGCTACCTTGTACGAAATGCTGACTGGAACCGTACCCTTCAAGCTGGAGGATCCACTCGAATTGGTTCACAGCCACCTGGCAAAACAACCACTACCCCCCAATCAGATCGACCGAAAAATTCCCAACGTGGTGTCTGAAATCGTTCTCAAGCTCTTGTCCAAAAACGCGGAGGAAAGATACCAGAGCGCAGCCGGCATGCGCCTCGATTTAGAAAACTGCATCCGACAACTGAACGACACCGGATTTGCAGAGCGGTTCACGCTGGGAGAAAATGACCGGCCTGAGAAATTTCAGATATCCCAGAAACTCTACGGTCGCGACAGTGAACTCGAAATACTGTTGCGCTGTTTCAACGGCGTTACACAGGGGGCGTTTGAATTTCTGACTGTCGCAGGATATGCGGGTATCGGTAAAACATCACTGGTGCGGGAATTGTATAAACCGGTTACCCGTGAAAAAGGCTATTTCATTACCGGAAAATTCGACGAGTTTCATAAAAATATTCCATACAGCGCCCTGGTGTCCGCGTTTCAGGAATTGATCGGTCAGATATTGACCGAAAACGATGACCGACTGGAGCAATGGCAAACACGCATTCATGATGCTCTGGGTGATGACAGCAGGGTGATAACCGAAATCATACCGGATGTGGAAAAGCTAATCGGGCTACAGGCATCTATCAAACCATTGGGCGGTGATGAGACTCAGCGACGGTTCAACAGGATATTCCTTAAATTTATAAACGTTTTCTGCTCGGCAAACCATCCGCTGGTAATTTTTCTTGACGATCTCCAATGGATCGATCCGGCCAGCCTTGAATTGATAGATCTGATGATGAATAGTGGAAAGCTTCAATACCTGCTCCTGATAGGTGCGTACAGGGATAACGAGGTGACTAATGTTCATCCATTGATGATGGTCCTTACGACCTATGGCGATAAAAAAAATGTCTATCACAATATATCCCTTTCGCCTCTTCAACGGCATTCGGTTTCCGAAATGATCGCCGACTCCATGAAGAGCAACCCGAAAACAATCCAACCCCTGGCGAATACAGTTTTCACCAAGACGCATGGAAATCCATTTTTTGTTAACCAGTTTCTCACCATGTTGCATCAGAAGAAAATTATCCGTAAGCATGGCGGTGGGAAATCCTGGGAGTGGGATTCCGCAAAGATAGGATCGTTGGATATTACTGACAATGTCATCGACTTGCTTATATATCGCCTGAGACATCTACCGCCGGAAAGCCAGAATGCACTCTGTATGGCAGCATGTATCGGATTTAAATTCGACTTGAAGACATTGAGCCTGATCACCGGGGGGTTCCCCCATCAAACCAATACAAAACTAAAACCAGCCATACAACAGGAGATGATTGTTTCCACGACAGTTGACAATGGCTCCATTTATTTGCCGGTGTACGATTCACAGAAAAACACATGGTTTCGATTTCAACATGATCGTATTCAGCAGGCTGCCTACAGCTTGGTGAACACGACAGAAAAGAAATCAATCCATTTGGCCATCGGAAAAATACTTTTAGAGAGTATGCCAGTTGAACGAATTGAGGAGGAGGTATTTGATATCCTCAGCCATTTGAATTTCGCGCCTGAAAACATAGAAAAATTTGATGAACGTATGCAGTTGGCTGAGTTGAATTTGACAGCGGGATTGAAAGCGATTTTAACGGCGGCATTCGAGCCGGCATACAGGTATTTAAAAATGGGGTTGGATCTATTGCCGGATGGGGCCTGGAATGATCAGTATGATCTGTCGTTAAAGCTGCACAAGGCATGTATCGAAGCTGCACGCCTGACAGGCAGGTTTGCTGAAGTAGAGGACTTATTCAGAGTGGTATGCAGAAAGTCTGTTGCCCCTTTGGACACTGCTGGTGCGTACAGAAGTAGAATCCGGGCATTCATGATGCAGAATATGTTAAGTGATGCTTACAACACCGCCCATGAAATATTAAATACGCTAGGAGAAGAACTGCCAGGGGCACCGTCCAAAGAAGAAATTGCCACGGTTATCGAGGAAACCACATCCCTTTTGGGCGAAAGACCTGTGGAAGAATTGCTTGTTCTGCCGCGAATGAACAACCCGACGAAACTCATGGCCATGGATATCATGTCCGAGGTGGTATCTGCTGTGTTCATAGGTGTACCTAGCCTTTTCCCGCACTTAATCTGCAAACAGGTCAGGTTGTCCTATATTTACGGAAACACAGCCGCTTCTGCATTTGCTTATGCTGCTATGGGCGCTATACTTTGCAGGCTTTTTAATGATATTGAAAAGGGATACCGCTTCGGAAAGCTGGCTGTATCCCTGATCCGACAGCTCGACGCGGAGGAGGCTAAAGCAAAAGTCCTGCATGCCATCAGTGGATATATCAATCACTGGAAAGAGCCCATCGAAAAGACCATGGAAATGGCCATGGATGGTTACCGGGTGGCCATGAAAACGGGTGACTTTGAATTTGCTGGGTATAATGCTTACAGCTTCAACAAGCATGCATTGGTTTCAGGGTTCAGCCTCGAAAAAACTGAAAAAAATATGACCCAGTTCAGTGCCGCAATAAAGCACTACAAACAGGAAACTCCATTTCGCTTCAACGCAATATTTCATCAAACCGCATTGAACCTCATGGGCAAAAGTGATGATCCTGTGGTCCTATCGGGAGCGGCTTACGACGAGCACAACATGCTGTCGATCCACGAAGAAGCAAACGATCGTTTGGCGATCATTTACTTTCGGTTTTGCAAACTGATGTTGTGTACTTATTTTGGCCGCTTTCCGGAAGGGATTCATCACGCTGATCTGCTGGAGTGTGAGCTCGATGGTCTGCCGGGTGGCCCAATGGCCTATTCTCTTTTCTATTATTTCGATGCATTAGTCCGTATGGCCTTATTTGATAATTATACTGAACAGGAACAACAAGAATGCCTGGCCAAAATAATAGGTAATCAAAAAAAGATGAAGCTGTGGAGTAAGCATGCCCCCGAGAATTATGCCCAGAAATATCACCTGGTGGAGGGAGAGCTTTGTAGGATTCAAGGTCTTCAGGATCGGGCCATATATCATTACGATCAGGCAATTAGTCTGTCACAGAAGAGTGCGTATAAAAATGATGAGGCTCTGGCCTATGAACTGTCAGCCAAGTATTGGGTTTCATTGGGGAGACAGCAATTCGCCAAACCATTTATCAGAAATGCTTATAAGTGCTACGTGCGCTGGGGGGCACTTTCAAAAACAAATCAGCTACATGAATCTTTTCCTGCATATCTGGGAGATAACGATGTTGGCGAATACGGGCATCCAAAATCTAGTGGCCCATCGGATCCTTTCATAGAAGATCCAAAAACTTCAGGGCTTGACATGGCAACGATTATCAAAGCTACACGGGCCATATCAAGCGAGTTGGTTTTAGACAACCTTCTTGTCGCTTTAATGAGGCACTGCATTGAAAATGCGGGTGCTGAAAACGGGACGCTGCTTTTGATGGAAGGGGGAGAGCCTAAAATAGCGGTGCAAGGCGACGTTGAAGGGACCGAACGATTATTCAATCCATTTATCGCTCTGGATCAAGGACAACGCATATCCAAGGCTATTGTCAACTACACTGTACGCTCCACGAAGCCTGTAGTTCTGAATAACGCTTGCAAGCGGGGAATGTTCACGCAGGATTCCTATATTACCGGGAGAAAGGTGCGTTCGGTGCTTTGTTTCCCGATTCTTTACAAAGCACAACTGACAGGGCTCCTATACCTTGAAAACACGCTCTTGGAAGGCGTTTTTTCTGCTGATCGCATTGAAGTAATCAAGATTTTGTCATCTCAAATGAGTATTTCCATTGAAAATGCAAAATATTACGAAGATCGTAAGAATGCTGAGGAAGAATACCGGGGAATATTTGAGAATGCTGTGGAAGGGATCTACCGTACAACACCGGAAGGAAAGTTTGTCGATGTGAACCCGGCAGCTGCAAAAATCTTCGGCTATGAAACGCCGGACGAGATTATCAACAACGTAAAGAATATCGAGACACAGATCTACGTGAATCCAGAAGACCGCAGGGAATTTGTATCCTTGTTAGACAAATCAGAATTTGTAAAGGATTTTGAAGCTCCTTTTTATAAAAAGGACGGTGAAATCGTATGGGTTTCCTTGAATGCACGTAAAATTGTCGATGAAAAAGGTCATCTCAAATTTATTGAAGGTTTTATCAAGGATGTTACCATCCGTAAGCAAACAACCGATATTCTGATCGAACAGGATGAACAGTTGCGCCGGGAGAATATACTGTTGCGATCGAAAATAAAGGATCGATATAAATTCGGCCGGCTTGTGGGGAAATCGCCTTTGATGCAGGTGGTCTATGAGCTGATTGTCAAAGCGGCTGCAACAGATGAAAATGTGATTATTTATGGAGAATCGGGTACTGGTAAGGAGCTCGTCGCCAAAGCCATTCATGAAATGAGTAGTCGCGCCGATAAACCTTTCCTGACCGTAAATTGCGGCGCTATTCCCGAAAACTTGCTTGAAAGCGAGTTTTTCGGATATAAAAAGGGGGCCTTTACCGGTGCAGGGGCGGATAAAAAAGGCTACCTGGACACAGTCGACAAAGGTACCTTGTTTTTAGATGAGCTTGGTGAGATTGATCCGCTGATGCAGGTAAAGCTCTTGAGGGTTCTAGACGGAGGCGGATTTAAACCTGTGGGAGGCATGACATCGCTACATCCGGACATTCGCATTATCGCTGCAACCAACAGGAATTTGAAAGAAGCCATCAGGGAAGGACGCATGAGAGAGGATTTTTTTTACCGCATACATGTGATCCCCATTCAAATGCCGCCTTTAAGAGAACGCAAAGAGGATATTCTCCTGCTCCTAGAGCATTTTTTAAAACTGAAATACCCGGATGAGCTATTTCCAAGAATTCCAGGCAATGTTCTGGATGCGATGCTGGCTTATGACTGGCCGGGCAATGTCCGTGAATTTCAAAACACCCTGTATCGATATACCACCCTGAATCAACTTGATTTTTTATCCTCCCAAGAGCGAGAGCACAAGCCATTTAGGACTATGGGGGTAGCCCACGAACCGATTGTTCCTATTGTCGATGCACAGGGAACCTTGCGGGATGCGGTCTCTGCATTCGAGAAAGAATATATCTTGAGATTGTTGGAGGCACACAAATGGCAGAGGTCGAGGGTTGCCGAACAACTAGGCATCGATCGCAAAACGCTTTACCGGAAGATAGCACGCTACAACCTGTAG
- a CDS encoding SCP2 sterol-binding domain-containing protein produces MATYIYPQPEWVDDSVALYDEGFEKKLSSLSGSFAYQINAMPEWGIENDLFISMQLEAGKLKEFKHCSKDYAFENADYIMSATPPAWKRILTKKDKFVGAFMGGRVKLEKGDTVGALSLGPHANTLVDVLTQVDLKFPDDLGPEELEAFKKELVQKRSDLGI; encoded by the coding sequence ATGGCAACTTACATTTATCCGCAACCGGAATGGGTAGACGACAGCGTAGCTCTGTATGACGAGGGTTTTGAAAAAAAGCTTTCCAGCTTGAGCGGCAGCTTCGCCTACCAGATCAACGCCATGCCAGAGTGGGGTATCGAGAATGATCTTTTCATTTCCATGCAGTTGGAAGCCGGCAAGTTGAAAGAGTTCAAGCACTGTTCAAAAGACTATGCCTTTGAGAATGCCGATTACATCATGTCCGCGACACCGCCGGCCTGGAAAAGAATTCTCACCAAGAAAGACAAATTCGTGGGTGCCTTCATGGGCGGTCGCGTCAAACTGGAAAAGGGTGACACGGTAGGCGCCCTATCTCTTGGGCCGCACGCCAATACACTGGTGGATGTCCTGACGCAGGTAGACCTGAAATTCCCGGATGATTTAGGCCCTGAAGAGCTCGAGGCCTTCAAAAAAGAGCTGGTCCAGAAAAGAAGCGATCTAGGCATTTAA